Proteins co-encoded in one Streptomyces sp. NBC_01283 genomic window:
- a CDS encoding acyltransferase — translation MASSVRELAEKTPTGRDRYIDLLRVASLGTVVVGHWLMATVTVGDDGRTAVGNLLAAVPGLQLLTWALQIMPVFFFVGGFSHALSYRSLSRKAPESGGSVYSAFLRARLQRLLRPTMVFIGVWGFAALALQLLGEGGALLDVTLRLVAQPLWFIGIYLAMVAFTPPLLALHERYGWGAFGALVLAAGAVDVARFAFGVPYVEFLNFAFVWLAVHQLGFLRADGRLRVPALMAVAGLAGAAALVALGPYPLSMVGMPGERVSNMAPPTFALLCHGMWLVGAVELLRAPAVRWLARPRVWRGVVAANGVSMTAFLWHLTAMLGVYGVLIAADVPLPEPATGAWWAQVPLRMAAAAVLTALLVAAFRRFEKPVAAREQPAAGAASGPAAAVGVTLCLFGVLGLSMVGFGGLLEGRTAMLVAVRVTAPVAVGMALAGWLLVERAGRGAGALPAGARR, via the coding sequence ATGGCATCAAGCGTGCGTGAACTGGCCGAGAAGACGCCCACCGGGCGTGACCGGTACATCGACCTGCTGCGGGTCGCCTCACTCGGCACGGTCGTCGTCGGCCACTGGCTGATGGCGACCGTGACCGTCGGGGACGACGGCCGCACCGCGGTCGGCAACCTCCTCGCCGCCGTCCCCGGCCTGCAGCTCCTCACCTGGGCGCTGCAGATCATGCCGGTGTTCTTCTTCGTCGGCGGCTTCTCGCACGCCCTGTCGTACCGCTCCCTGAGCCGGAAGGCACCGGAGAGCGGCGGCTCGGTCTACTCGGCGTTCCTGCGGGCACGGCTGCAGCGGCTGCTGCGGCCGACGATGGTCTTCATAGGGGTGTGGGGCTTCGCCGCCCTGGCGCTCCAACTCCTCGGCGAGGGCGGGGCGTTGCTGGACGTGACGCTGCGGCTCGTGGCCCAGCCGCTGTGGTTCATCGGCATCTACCTGGCGATGGTGGCGTTCACACCGCCGCTCCTCGCACTCCACGAGCGGTACGGCTGGGGCGCGTTCGGCGCTCTCGTGCTCGCCGCGGGAGCCGTGGACGTGGCGCGCTTCGCCTTCGGCGTCCCGTACGTCGAGTTCCTGAACTTCGCCTTCGTGTGGCTCGCCGTGCATCAGCTCGGCTTCCTGCGGGCGGACGGCAGGCTGCGGGTGCCCGCGCTGATGGCCGTGGCGGGGCTCGCGGGGGCCGCGGCCCTGGTGGCCCTCGGCCCGTACCCCCTCTCGATGGTGGGCATGCCCGGCGAGCGCGTCTCGAACATGGCCCCGCCCACCTTCGCGCTGCTCTGCCACGGGATGTGGCTGGTGGGCGCGGTCGAGCTGCTGCGGGCGCCGGCCGTGCGGTGGCTCGCGCGGCCCCGGGTGTGGCGGGGCGTGGTGGCGGCGAACGGCGTCTCGATGACGGCGTTCCTCTGGCACCTGACGGCGATGCTCGGGGTGTACGGGGTGCTGATCGCCGCGGACGTGCCGCTGCCGGAGCCCGCCACCGGGGCGTGGTGGGCGCAGGTTCCGCTGCGGATGGCGGCGGCCGCGGTGCTCACCGCGCTGCTGGTCGCGGCATTCCGCCGCTTCGAAAAGCCCGTGGCGGCGCGGGAGCAGCCGGCGGCGGGCGCCGCCTCGGGTCCCGCGGCGGCGGTGGGGGTCACGCTCTGCCTCTTCGGGGTGCTCGGCCTCTCGATGGTCGGGTTCGGGGGGCTCCTTGAGGGGCGTACGGCGATGCT